The following proteins come from a genomic window of Phnomibacter ginsenosidimutans:
- a CDS encoding M28 family peptidase — protein sequence MKFILSTAIVFSAAFACTAQKADDVITPAEVSRVLGTLSSDAMEGRRTFTPGIEKAAAFIAEEFKKAGLQPGGTNGSFLQSFSMYQASVAGGTANVDGQTVAITDIICQTTSPKVTVSNTGNYEVVSINAKDNFFAQYRTLRNKTNNLIIFVDTAHRNSFQRLKSFAGGPQFASNNSQVYVLSSQVKPAAFQLDLTMRIEEKKLANVVAVLPGKSKPNEYVIFSGHYDHLGYGKPNEKGDSLYNGANDDASGTTAAILLAKYFKALGNNERTLVFAAFTAEEVGGYGATYFSKQYKPEQVMAMFNIEMIGTDSKWGTNSAYITGYEKSSMGTILEKNLQGTAFKFYPDPYPDQQLFYRSDNATLARLGVPAHTISTSKMDSEPHYHKASDEIGTLDTKNMAEIIRAIALSSRSIVSGTDTPTRVDTQSLR from the coding sequence ATGAAATTCATTTTATCTACTGCTATTGTTTTTTCTGCAGCATTTGCCTGCACAGCACAAAAAGCCGACGATGTAATCACCCCGGCTGAAGTAAGCCGTGTATTGGGCACTCTCAGCAGCGATGCCATGGAAGGCCGCCGCACTTTTACACCCGGCATCGAAAAAGCAGCCGCATTCATTGCCGAAGAGTTTAAAAAAGCGGGCTTGCAACCCGGTGGCACCAACGGAAGCTTTTTGCAAAGTTTCAGCATGTATCAGGCTTCGGTAGCTGGAGGCACTGCCAATGTTGATGGTCAAACCGTTGCTATCACAGATATCATTTGCCAAACAACTTCACCCAAAGTAACGGTTAGCAATACCGGCAATTATGAAGTAGTAAGTATTAACGCCAAGGATAACTTTTTTGCTCAGTACCGCACCCTGCGCAACAAAACAAACAACCTTATCATTTTTGTAGACACCGCACACCGCAACAGTTTTCAGCGGTTGAAGTCGTTCGCAGGTGGCCCGCAGTTTGCCAGCAACAACAGCCAGGTGTATGTGCTGAGCAGCCAGGTAAAGCCTGCTGCCTTTCAGCTTGACTTAACCATGCGCATCGAAGAAAAAAAGCTGGCAAACGTGGTAGCTGTGCTGCCCGGCAAAAGCAAGCCCAATGAGTATGTAATCTTCAGCGGCCACTACGACCACCTTGGTTATGGCAAGCCCAACGAAAAAGGTGACAGCCTGTACAATGGCGCCAACGATGACGCTTCGGGCACAACGGCTGCAATTTTGCTGGCGAAATATTTTAAAGCCTTGGGCAATAACGAACGCACATTGGTGTTTGCAGCATTTACTGCAGAAGAAGTGGGCGGCTATGGTGCCACTTACTTTTCAAAGCAGTACAAACCCGAACAGGTGATGGCGATGTTCAACATAGAAATGATTGGCACCGACAGCAAGTGGGGCACTAACTCTGCTTACATTACCGGTTATGAAAAAAGCAGTATGGGTACCATTTTGGAAAAGAATCTGCAGGGTACAGCGTTTAAGTTTTACCCCGACCCCTACCCCGACCAGCAACTGTTTTACCGCAGCGACAATGCTACACTGGCCCGTTTGGGTGTTCCTGCTCATACCATCAGCACCAGCAAAATGGATAGCGAACCTCACTACCACAAAGCCAGCGATGAAATTGGCACACTCGATACTAAAAACATGGCCGAAATCATTCGGGCCATTGCGCTGAGCAGTCGCAGTATTGTAAGTGGCACCGACACACCTACAAGAGTAGATACTCAAAGCCTTCGTTAA
- a CDS encoding hydrogenase maturation protease: MSVTPRILVLGIGNYLMGDEGVGVHLAEYLQQQQLLPQGVDVIDGGTGGFHLLEFFEQYDVVILIDAALDNYDIGTIRVIRPKFAADFPRAMSTHDIGMRDLINALQILGKMPDVWLVVISIESLQQQGIEMTSTIRERIPALANTVQQLVAKAMEPASPAMAVSGA; encoded by the coding sequence ATGAGTGTAACTCCCCGCATATTGGTGTTGGGTATTGGCAACTACCTGATGGGCGATGAAGGCGTAGGCGTTCACCTCGCTGAATACCTGCAGCAACAGCAGCTTTTGCCCCAAGGAGTAGACGTAATTGATGGCGGCACAGGCGGCTTTCACCTGCTCGAATTTTTTGAACAGTATGATGTGGTCATCCTTATAGACGCTGCGCTGGACAATTACGACATTGGCACCATTCGGGTAATACGGCCAAAATTTGCAGCCGATTTTCCAAGGGCCATGAGCACTCACGACATTGGTATGCGAGACCTCATTAATGCGTTACAAATACTGGGTAAAATGCCAGATGTATGGCTGGTGGTGATTAGCATAGAATCGCTGCAGCAACAAGGCATTGAAATGACTTCAACCATCAGGGAGCGAATTCCTGCATTGGCCAATACCGTACAGCAGCTGGTGGCAAAGGCAATGGAGCCTGCCTCACCGGCAATGGCTGTTTCAGGCGCATGA
- the cybH gene encoding Ni/Fe-hydrogenase, b-type cytochrome subunit, producing MDATVNTKKPHIKYLRRVFVWELPVRIYHWLNALAILVLIVTGLYIGNPLAVQSNREAAETFNMGYMRIIHFIAAYIFFFNFVFRIYWGFVGNKYANWRNFIPTTKKYWKEFMHVIKIDVLMMKDKGHHLEVGHNAVAGFTYFLTFIAFLIQCLTGFGLYSSMGTWWFPKMFGWVQVIFGGDIMMRQIHHWATWFFVLFSVVHVYLVFYHDYVEGRGEISSMGGGWKFIEQEYFDHHQEQKANAAGTDNTDNTDNTDNAQKETTV from the coding sequence CGCATTTACCATTGGCTGAATGCATTGGCGATACTGGTGCTCATCGTTACCGGATTGTACATAGGCAACCCACTGGCGGTGCAAAGCAACCGCGAAGCTGCCGAAACATTCAACATGGGCTATATGCGCATCATTCACTTCATTGCTGCGTATATCTTCTTTTTCAATTTTGTATTTCGTATCTACTGGGGTTTTGTAGGAAACAAATACGCCAACTGGCGCAACTTTATTCCTACCACCAAAAAGTATTGGAAAGAATTTATGCATGTCATCAAAATTGATGTGCTGATGATGAAAGACAAAGGCCACCACCTGGAAGTAGGACACAATGCAGTGGCGGGCTTCACTTATTTTCTCACGTTTATTGCTTTTCTGATTCAGTGCCTCACAGGCTTTGGCTTATACAGCAGTATGGGCACCTGGTGGTTTCCAAAAATGTTTGGCTGGGTACAAGTCATCTTTGGTGGTGATATCATGATGCGCCAGATTCACCATTGGGCTACCTGGTTTTTTGTACTGTTTTCTGTGGTGCATGTGTACCTGGTTTTCTACCACGATTATGTAGAAGGCCGTGGCGAAATCAGTAGCATGGGTGGTGGCTGGAAGTTTATTGAACAAGAATATTTCGATCATCACCAAGAGCAGAAAGCCAATGCTGCCGGAACAGACAACACAGACAACACAGACAACACAGACAACGCACAAAAAGAAACAACTGTATGA